Part of the Virgibacillus necropolis genome, TACCTATGAAGTCGGCATTAATCATGAAGAACCAAGCTCAATATCATCCATTAAAATATTTGAAAAAGCTAGTAAAAGATAGTATTAAAAACGGTACTGAAATTTATGAACATACAACTGCTATTGATGTGGAATATAATAAGCATCCATCGATCATTACACGAGATGGTCACCGTGTATCATGTCGATATGTCATTCAGGCATCACATTACCCTTTTTATGATGGGCAAGGCTTTTATCCAACCCGTATGTATGCAGATCGATCTTATGTAGTGGCTATTAAATCAGATAAAAAGTTCCCAGGTGGCATGTATATCAATGCTGAATCCCCAACAAGATCAATTCGATCAACACAAATGGATGGAAAAGACTTATGGCTTGTAGGTGGCGAAAACCATAAGACTGGGCAAAGCAAATCGACAATAAACCATTATAAAGCTTTGGAGCAATTTGCAGAAAAAGAGTTTGGAATTTCCGAGTACATCTACCGGTGGTCAGCACAGGATCTGATAACGTTAGATAAAGTACCATATATTGGTCCAATCACAAAAGAACAACGATCTGTTTTTGTTGCAACAGGTTTTCGGAAATGGGGAATGACAAACGGGACGCTCGCAGCGCAAATGATTAGTGATCTTATTTTAGCTGGTGAAAGTAACTATCAAGATTTATACTCTCCTTCAAGGTTTCAAGCTGATCCAGCAGTCAGAGAGTTTACCAGCATAAATGCTGATGTAGCAAAACATTTAATCAAAGGTAAATTAGAATATACTAGTGACTTAGTAAGTGAACTTTCACAAGATGAAGCCACCGTTACGAGAATAAAAGGAAAACGTACTGGTGTGTACAAGGATCAGGACGATAAGCTTCATATGGTTGATACAACATGCACGCATTTAGGGTGTGAGGTTGAATGGAATTCTGGAGATAGAACATGGGATTGCCCTTGTCACGGATCAAGGTTTTCCTACACTGGCGATGTTGTGGAAGGTCCAGCTAAAAGACCGTTAAATAAAGTTAAAAATGATTAAAGCAGCCGATTTGGTTGCTTTTTTCGTTCAACCAAAATAATAATTCGATACAAATTTAACAAAGTTGCTTTCTATTTGGTGGTCATATTTATGTAGTATAAACATACTTGCGGTCGGTATTTTCATAAAATTAACTGGCACTTCTAACAAACGACCTTCCATTATTTCAGGATTAATTATCGACTTCGGCAAAAAACTTACTCCAATACCCTCTAATACAAACCGTTTGGTGATGTGGGATTGATTTACTTTCATGAACTTATAGGACTTTAACTTGGTTTTAAGTTGCTCTTTAATTTGATTCCAATATGCTGGGTGGTTATCTGTGAAAATAATTGTTTGCTCTAATAGCTCCTGTGCATCAATAATAGGTCCTGATTCTGCATCAAATCCATCATGATTACAAACAAGGTTAACAGACTCTTCATGGAATTTAGTCGTTTTAATGGAGCCAGTTCCAGGTAAACAGGAAAGCCCTATATCAACCTGACCATTATCAATTACGGTCGAAATTTGATTTGATTCTAACACTTGAATGGACATTTCAACGTTTGGATATCTTTTTGTATATTCACGTAAAATACTTGGTAAAATCGTATCAGCTAACAACGGTGAAATTGCTACACGTATCGTTTTATGATAGCCCTGTTGAAAACGATTTACCTTTTCCATACTACTTTCATACTGTAATACCATTTCTTTTGCTTCCATATAAAATAATCTTCCGAGTTCTGTTAAAGCTATATTCCTTCCATTTTTAATAAATAATTTGCTCCCTACATCTTTCTCCAATTGTCTAATTTGAAAGGTAACGGCTGGTTGTGTGACATACATTTTTTCTGC contains:
- a CDS encoding FAD-dependent oxidoreductase — protein: MTEHIKIPHFPEPYWRDSVDFSNFPKLDKSIEADVGIVGGGITGITAAYLLAKQNVKVVLIDAGVILNGTTGHTTAKITAQHGLIYNELIEHFGLEKASMYYKASSEAKEFIKNTIDKHDISCDFTEEDAYLYTNSDFYLSKLEMEKKAYDRLKIPSELVKNMPLEVPMKSALIMKNQAQYHPLKYLKKLVKDSIKNGTEIYEHTTAIDVEYNKHPSIITRDGHRVSCRYVIQASHYPFYDGQGFYPTRMYADRSYVVAIKSDKKFPGGMYINAESPTRSIRSTQMDGKDLWLVGGENHKTGQSKSTINHYKALEQFAEKEFGISEYIYRWSAQDLITLDKVPYIGPITKEQRSVFVATGFRKWGMTNGTLAAQMISDLILAGESNYQDLYSPSRFQADPAVREFTSINADVAKHLIKGKLEYTSDLVSELSQDEATVTRIKGKRTGVYKDQDDKLHMVDTTCTHLGCEVEWNSGDRTWDCPCHGSRFSYTGDVVEGPAKRPLNKVKND
- a CDS encoding LysR family transcriptional regulator, which gives rise to MDIRTLQTFILAAEHENFRMVAEKMYVTQPAVTFQIRQLEKDVGSKLFIKNGRNIALTELGRLFYMEAKEMVLQYESSMEKVNRFQQGYHKTIRVAISPLLADTILPSILREYTKRYPNVEMSIQVLESNQISTVIDNGQVDIGLSCLPGTGSIKTTKFHEESVNLVCNHDGFDAESGPIIDAQELLEQTIIFTDNHPAYWNQIKEQLKTKLKSYKFMKVNQSHITKRFVLEGIGVSFLPKSIINPEIMEGRLLEVPVNFMKIPTASMFILHKYDHQIESNFVKFVSNYYFG